From Leptolyngbya sp. KIOST-1, one genomic window encodes:
- a CDS encoding alpha/beta fold hydrolase: MSIPPTLLSSLPSTLSQAGYQRLWHWRGWRVRYWFHPGPGPGNLPPLLLIHGFGANLNQWRHNLPALSQVAPVYAIDLLGFGDSEKAATLYGAELWAEQVADFIQGVVGQPVALVGHSLGALVALTVTHRHPDWVKQLALLTLPLEGNREDLVAGWVAALALRVESLVANPLLMRSLFALVRRPSFLRRALAGIYTVPERVDEDLVSLFALPTSDRGAARALCYLVRSRTAPGFSPSVKDMVTALTVPTLLLWGDQDRVVPIAQSRRLDNLSPWLTTEVLPGVGHCLYDETDADFNQRLLAWLQSIE, from the coding sequence ATGTCTATCCCTCCAACGCTGCTGAGCAGTCTGCCCTCTACCCTCAGCCAGGCTGGCTACCAGCGCCTGTGGCACTGGCGGGGCTGGCGGGTGCGCTACTGGTTTCACCCTGGGCCGGGGCCGGGCAACCTGCCGCCGCTGCTGCTGATTCATGGGTTTGGGGCCAACCTGAACCAGTGGCGGCACAACCTGCCGGCCCTCAGCCAGGTGGCTCCGGTCTATGCCATCGACCTGCTGGGCTTTGGCGATTCTGAGAAGGCAGCGACCCTCTACGGCGCGGAGCTGTGGGCGGAGCAGGTGGCCGATTTTATCCAGGGGGTAGTGGGTCAGCCGGTAGCGCTGGTGGGCCATTCCCTGGGGGCGCTGGTGGCGCTGACGGTGACTCACCGCCACCCCGACTGGGTAAAGCAGCTGGCCCTACTGACGCTGCCCCTGGAGGGCAACCGCGAAGATCTGGTGGCGGGCTGGGTGGCAGCCCTGGCGCTGCGGGTCGAGAGCCTGGTGGCCAACCCGCTGCTGATGCGATCACTGTTTGCCCTGGTGCGTCGCCCCAGTTTCCTGCGCCGGGCGCTGGCGGGCATCTACACGGTCCCGGAGCGGGTGGATGAGGACCTGGTTAGCCTGTTTGCCCTGCCCACGAGCGATCGCGGCGCAGCCCGCGCCCTGTGCTACCTGGTGCGATCGCGCACGGCTCCCGGCTTCAGCCCCTCGGTGAAAGACATGGTCACCGCACTGACGGTGCCCACGCTGCTGCTGTGGGGCGACCAGGACCGCGTGGTGCCCATCGCCCAATCCCGGAGGCTGGACAACCTCAGCCCCTGGCTAACGACCGAGGTACTGCCCGGCGTAGGCCACTGCCTCTACGACGAAACCGACGCCGATTTTAACCAGCGACTACTGGCCTGGCTCCAGAGCATTGAGTAG
- a CDS encoding serine/threonine-protein kinase, whose product MANPPRQTLDRTANSEIRHYYQSHRLFRDRYRVLKKLGQGGFGVTYLAQNATLPGEPYCVIKQLCPKAGSELSLERAKVRFRREARALANLGSHSQIPQLLDYFTTGGEFYLVQDYIHGETLAQEVRRQGRLTEAQVKYFLREIIPVVRFIHRNRVIHRDIKPPNIIRSERDRRLVLIDFGAVREFLSDVEEQVSMQAPATQFVGTPGFAPPEQLALRPCYASDIYALGITCLYLLTARTPIEFDQDPNTGYIRWQHTVTVSPHLAAVIDKMLMPDARDRYTTIDDLERALELEPHLEALASCMNTRDRPPYDPGSDSVELDPDAYLTPIQREAQAIRKWRTKRSFNRGPQGRPTGPVSLP is encoded by the coding sequence ATGGCAAATCCACCCAGGCAAACCCTAGACCGCACGGCCAACTCTGAAATTCGCCATTACTACCAGTCCCACCGCCTTTTTCGCGATCGCTACCGGGTACTGAAGAAACTGGGGCAGGGGGGGTTTGGGGTCACCTACCTGGCCCAGAATGCCACTTTGCCGGGAGAGCCCTACTGCGTCATCAAGCAGCTCTGCCCCAAGGCGGGCAGCGAGCTATCCCTGGAGCGGGCCAAGGTGCGGTTCCGTCGGGAGGCCAGGGCGCTGGCCAACCTGGGCAGTCATTCCCAGATTCCCCAGCTGCTCGACTACTTTACCACCGGGGGCGAATTCTACCTGGTGCAGGACTATATCCATGGCGAAACCCTGGCCCAGGAGGTGCGGCGGCAGGGGCGGCTGACCGAGGCCCAGGTGAAGTATTTTCTGCGCGAAATTATTCCGGTGGTGCGCTTCATCCACCGCAATCGGGTCATTCACCGCGATATCAAGCCGCCCAACATTATCCGCAGCGAGCGCGATCGCCGTCTGGTGCTGATCGACTTTGGGGCAGTGCGCGAGTTCCTCTCCGATGTGGAAGAGCAAGTCTCGATGCAGGCCCCGGCCACCCAGTTTGTGGGCACTCCCGGCTTCGCGCCGCCCGAGCAGCTGGCCCTGCGCCCCTGCTACGCCAGCGACATCTACGCCCTGGGCATCACCTGCCTGTACCTGCTGACGGCCCGCACCCCAATTGAGTTTGACCAGGACCCCAACACGGGCTATATTCGCTGGCAGCACACCGTCACCGTCAGCCCCCACCTCGCTGCGGTGATCGACAAAATGCTGATGCCCGATGCCCGCGATCGCTACACCACAATCGATGACCTGGAGCGAGCCCTGGAACTGGAGCCCCACCTGGAGGCTCTGGCCAGCTGCATGAATACCCGCGATCGCCCCCCCTATGACCCGGGCAGCGACTCAGTCGAGCTCGACCCCGATGCCTACCTCACCCCCATCCAGCGGGAGGCCCAGGCCATTCGCAAGTGGCGCACCAAGCGATCGTTCAATCGGGGGCCTCAGGGGCGTCCGACGGGGCCAGTGTCGCTGCCCTAG
- a CDS encoding helicase HerA domain-containing protein — translation MGMSQPLGSVIQGSLSQGLEVRLHPDISVEDMRVGKFLVVQGRRSQFFCMLTDVTLGTGSQRILAHPPEPSNLFLQEVLAGTGTYGTINLTPMLMFTQQESEGVGSEGVGGRGKAKKKEGEGSYGSLQAQSSADVELLPVKTIPAHFSQVYDASDRDFRIIFGWEDDPHRRNFAIGQPIDMEVPVCLDLDRFVERSNGIFGKSGTGKSFLTRLLLAGTIQRGAAVNLIFDMHSEYGWEAVSEGKQFSTVKGLRQLFPGQVQMFTLDPEATQRRGVRDAQELYISFDQIDVEDLNLVRGELNLSEASLENAIILRNEFGKSWINRLLTMTNEEIQEFCETKMGSKSSIMALQRKLTRLADIKYMKAASGNNYIQQILAAIDEGKHVVVEFGSQSNMLAYMLATNVIARRIHASYVKKADRFLQTKNVVDRPRQLMITIEEAHRFLDPATARQTIFGTIAREMRKYFVTLLVVDQRPSGIDNEVMSQIGTRITALLNDEKDIDAIFTGVSGGQSLRSVLAKLDSKQQALVLGHAVPMPVVVRTRPYDSTFYAQVGATAWEDLPDEVVFRASEVARADLGF, via the coding sequence ATGGGGATGAGTCAGCCGCTGGGGTCTGTGATCCAGGGATCCCTAAGTCAGGGGTTGGAGGTGCGCTTGCACCCGGATATCTCTGTGGAGGATATGCGGGTGGGCAAGTTTTTGGTGGTGCAGGGGCGGCGATCGCAGTTTTTCTGCATGCTCACCGATGTCACCCTGGGCACGGGCAGCCAGCGCATTCTGGCCCATCCACCGGAGCCGTCGAATCTGTTTTTGCAGGAGGTGCTGGCGGGTACGGGCACCTACGGCACGATCAACCTGACGCCGATGCTGATGTTTACCCAGCAGGAGAGTGAAGGAGTAGGGAGTGAGGGGGTAGGGGGTAGGGGGAAGGCGAAGAAAAAAGAGGGTGAGGGGTCCTACGGATCGTTGCAGGCGCAGAGTAGCGCCGATGTAGAACTGCTGCCGGTAAAAACCATTCCGGCCCACTTTAGCCAGGTGTACGACGCCAGCGATCGCGACTTCCGCATCATCTTTGGCTGGGAGGACGACCCCCACCGCCGCAACTTCGCGATCGGCCAGCCCATCGACATGGAGGTGCCGGTGTGCCTGGACCTGGACCGCTTTGTGGAGCGCAGCAACGGCATCTTTGGCAAGTCGGGTACGGGCAAGTCGTTTCTCACCCGGCTGCTGCTGGCGGGCACCATTCAGCGGGGGGCGGCGGTCAATCTGATCTTCGACATGCACTCGGAGTACGGCTGGGAGGCGGTCAGCGAGGGCAAGCAGTTCAGCACCGTCAAGGGGCTGCGCCAGCTATTTCCCGGCCAGGTGCAGATGTTTACCCTCGACCCGGAGGCCACCCAGCGACGCGGCGTGCGCGACGCCCAGGAACTCTACATCAGCTTTGATCAGATCGATGTGGAGGACCTGAACCTGGTGCGGGGGGAACTAAACCTGTCGGAGGCCAGCCTGGAGAACGCCATCATTCTGCGCAACGAGTTTGGCAAGAGCTGGATCAACCGCCTGCTGACCATGACCAACGAGGAGATCCAGGAGTTCTGCGAGACCAAGATGGGCAGCAAGTCGTCGATTATGGCCCTGCAACGCAAGCTCACCCGGTTGGCCGACATCAAATATATGAAGGCGGCCAGCGGCAACAACTACATTCAGCAAATTCTCGCCGCCATTGACGAAGGCAAGCATGTGGTGGTGGAGTTTGGTTCTCAATCCAATATGCTGGCCTACATGCTGGCCACCAACGTGATCGCCCGGCGCATCCACGCCAGCTACGTGAAAAAGGCCGATCGCTTCTTGCAGACCAAAAACGTGGTGGACCGGCCCCGCCAGCTGATGATCACCATCGAGGAGGCCCACCGCTTCCTCGACCCGGCCACGGCGCGGCAGACCATCTTCGGCACCATCGCCCGAGAAATGCGGAAGTATTTTGTTACGTTGCTGGTGGTCGATCAGCGGCCCTCGGGCATCGACAACGAGGTGATGTCGCAGATTGGCACCCGCATCACCGCCCTGCTCAACGACGAAAAAGATATCGACGCCATTTTTACCGGGGTGTCCGGGGGGCAGAGTCTGCGATCGGTGCTGGCCAAGCTCGACTCCAAGCAGCAGGCCCTGGTGCTGGGCCACGCCGTGCCCATGCCGGTGGTGGTGCGCACCCGCCCCTACGACAGCACCTTCTATGCCCAGGTGGGGGCCACCGCCTGGGAAGACCTGCCCGATGAGGTGGTGTTTCGAGCCTCGGAGGTGGCCCGAGCCGACCTGGGCTTTTAG